The nucleotide window TTTATGGACAACCTCGTGCCTTCCTATGAGATAGAAGAACCATATCAACGTATTAACTGTAGTGTCTTGTCCGGCCAAGAATAGTGTCACCGCCTCATCCCTTAGTAATGCTCTCGACATCTGTGAGCCATTTCTATCTCGACCTTTCATCATTAGAGAAATTAACTCATGCCCATCCGGCCCGATTTCATCGATTTTCGACTCAACATAGCCCACGAATTGATTGATGGCTTTTTCCATTCTCCTATTTTGCAGGACAAAAAGCCGTTTGAGCTTTCCCTTGCCTAACGTCTCTGATAATAAATGGGGAAATAATCCCTTTACAATAGTGTCAATAGCCGCCATCAATAACTTTTCACTATTTGATGAATTAAGCCGGCCAAACATAACCTGAATCAGAATGCTTTGAATGATTGCTTTTAATTCTTCTGATATGTTTACTTTAGTCGAACCATTGCTTTTAAGCCGCGCTACGGCATTTGCCGCTTCTTCCAGCATAATGCCGTGCCATTCTGCGATGGCTTGCTTTGTGAACATCGGTTGCATTAGTCGGCGCTGGTTAGTCCATGTCTCACCCTTGCTATTAAAAAGTCCATCGCCGAACATAGGCTTTTTTGCTTCATAAAGCGAATCCCTATTCAAAAGCCCTTTCGCTTCTTGATTGAATATTTCCTCATAATGTGCGGGATTTGACGTAAACAAAAGCCTCTTATTAAAAAAGCATGTTTGCACACAATCGCCGTATTTATTGTGTATAGAGGTTAATGCGCCTGTGGGATTTGTTATTAGCCTAGCTAAGTAAATAAGCACTAGAATGTCACTTTCACTTGTCCAAGGACTGTTCGACCAAGAATCGCTTCATCACCAGGGAATAAAATAGGATTCAATGTTGGTTCTTTTAGAGTTGAATTAAAAATGTTGTTTACTCTAAATGTTAATTCAAGTGGTTTCGTGATCTTCGTTGATAATGTTAGCCCAGCCGTAAAATAGCCAGCTAAATTCCCACGAGGATCATCGGACGGCCTCTTCCGTTCGCCGATCCAATTTAATTGGGTCCCTACTGCCCAGTTATCTGTAATGTCCCAGTTTATCAAGCCTTTTGCCATATGCTCCGGCATTAGGCCTGTATAAGAAGTGGATGGCAGCCCGTGATAACTGTAGCTAACGGCTACGTTCACATTACTATTTATCATGTATTTTGTTTCAGTTTCAAAGCCAATCCCATCAATTGGGGCGCTATTTCGAAAGCCGACCGGGGTGATACTAGTTGAATTAGTAGATGTGATTAAGTTCTCTTGCTTAAACCAGTAAACATTAGCAGAAGTTATTAAATCAGACGCCCATTTGTTTTCAACCTGGAATTCTACTGTATTTACAGTCTCCGGCCTTACTATAGTGCCCGGAATCAGTGGTAGATTTTTCTCAAGAAACGAAGGTGGTCGAAACGCTCGGCTATATAATATTTTTGTTGTCAGGTTCAAATTGACATTCCACACCAGAGCAATGCGCGGGCTATAACCAGGCGATACATCAGAATAATAATCGTAGCGAAAGCCAGTGGTTAGATACCAGTCTGGTGCAAAATTCCACTCGTCCTGAATCAGCGCATAGTAGTTTGTTCTTTCTTTCGACGCTAACAATGGATCTCTTCCAAATACCGACGCCTCAGTTAATGGAATCCGCTGGGCAAAGAATGGAGTTATGATGTAATTAATTTTGTCGGTGCCGTCGGAAATCCAGTTATAAATAAGACCCGTGCCGCCTGTGATGGTATGTTTGTTGAATCCAATATAGTTAAGCTGCGTAGTAATTCCTGTTGTACCTTGGAATCCAGATACGATATTCCTTGCCCCTAATGGTAATAATCCACCGAACGTACCTGCCGGTAATAGATTTACATCGGTACTTGGATTCTGTCCTAAAAAATACAGCGACGTTGTATTAGAAAGCCCGTCGGTGATTTTGTTATTTAAAGACAGATCAATATTGTAAATGTCATTATTTGTTCCGCCCGTGTTATCCAGCGCATACGCGGCGCCAATACCGGTTTCTACATTGTAAAACCCTTGATACCCCGCTCTGAGCCGGATCAAATCCTTATAGGCCACGTCTATCCGAGCGTCAATATCTTCCCGCCCGTTATTAGTAAATCCCGGTGCGTTAGATGCATGCGTTCCAAATTGGTTATCTATAACCGTCTGTGCGTCTTGGTTAACCCGCCCTCTAAAACCATTAGTACTGCCGCCTTGGAATGCTAGGCTGTATTCTAAGTCGCCATGTTCGCTACCGTATTCAGCCCAACCTTCATAAGTATCCTGATTCCCAACGAATCCGCCGGCATCGCCACCTTTTAGTTCCCTTCCGGTTTTCAAAACAATATTGATAACCCCGGCCATCGCATCGCCGCCATAAAGCATTGAACCTGGCCCTCTAATTATCTCTATGTGAGAAATGTTTTTGACCGGCATATTCCACTCAAATGGTTTTCCACCAAACAATGTGTTTCGTAGAGGAATACCATTTATCAAAATTAATACTTGCGAATTTGATTCCGACGCAATACCACGGAAACCAATTACGTTGGTACCATTACGGGCGCTGCTAATATGTACACCAGGCAAATATTCAAGAACATCTGTTATTCGTCTCGCCCCAATCCTATCAATATCTTGGCTAGTCAACACGGACGTAACACTAGGGCTTAGGCTTTGCGGCAACGGGTGACCTGATGCTATAGATTGCATTTGATCAGACCCGTAAATCAACCCGAGATCATCGTCTGTTTCTGCGAATACGTTTTGTGTTAGACCAAAACATATCATCAGATACTTCACTGATTGGGATGGATTCATGGTAACAAATGGTTAAAAGTTGTTAACTTTGATCTATTACGATATTTAATTCATTGCCGATTGGATCAATTGCTTCTTCAGATGGTGCGAACGTGAGTCTTATAGGTATTGATAAATCTTTGTAAGTATCTCTAAGGTATCGAAACAGTGTATCCAATGTAGACCACTCGCGTACTTTCTTGCGATAAGACACTAACAAAAATGCCCCGTCCTTCCATGTCAATCTTACAACTATTCGATACTTTTTATTTAGATCCTGAATAATATTGATCTCTCTTACGGCTTTAGTTTTAAAAAACTCAACAAGCTCGGCTTCCTCTATATTGTATGTATTGTTTGGATACTCCATTACGTTTTGCCAGATACTGTGAATTTAAGATAAATACCGCTGAACCAAGTTGGTAGCAATATAACATGTTTTTTTGCGACAGTTAGTCAGATAGTTCATTGCATTATTGATGTTTTTACTTCCACTCTCTATGTACACACCTTCACCTTGACTAGCCAATTGGTCGGCAACGCACAAGAGAGCTGTTCATCGTGCCCATGTTTCTCGTCTCGATTTTAGCCGCTAAAATCTCGCTCAAATCATGTTTGACTTGCGCCTATTAGTTAAGCTAAACTCTACGCACGTACTATCGCGTTACCTACTTTGACGGGACTTATACATGTCGAAAGGCAATCAGCTTACATTTTTGGACAATAGCCAAGACGCTCTAACGCCTAAACATGAGCCTATTCCTATTGCAAAAAAGAAACCAGCCAAAAAACGAATCTCCCCTCATAAGCCAGTTCCTCCAGATGCTTACTCCAATCATCAGCTATGCCTGTTTCAAGATTTCTTGGCTAACACCAACGATGAACGCGATCAATTAGGCAATGCATTCGATCTTTGGGACAGTGTTCCGCGCTTTTCAATCACACGTAAACGACAAGAAGAAATGCGGCTTCCTAGCGGCGCATTACCCATTTGCACTATCGACTTCAAATATAGAGGTAATGAATTTAAGATTCTTATACGACCAGCGAGGCTAAAAGATCCTATCACTGGAGAAGAAAAAGAACATTATCCTGGAGCACGTGAGGAACTTGTCGAGCATGCGTTACGAAAAATCGCTGTTGACGACGGATTTTATGATGTTGACGGCTTTCGTTCTGGATGCCGATTTACGTTACACCGGTTGCGTACCCATCTAGCTGATCAAGGGCATACCCTCCGTTACGATGAACTAACAGAAGCGTTAGACATATTATCTCTTAGCAACATCGACATTCAAGGAGAGACAGACGATGCCGAGGTTTGCTACACACGGATGAACTATCTTTCCTTACTTGCGAGAGTGAGTAAAAAGGACCATTCCGTAAACAACTCACAGGACTCGAAATGGCTAATCCAATTTCATCCTCTTATAACTAACAGCATTTCAAATCTGACCTATAGGCAATTCAATTATCGTAGATTGATGAAATGCAGGACTCAACTATCGAGATGGTTAATCTCCCAATTGGTTCTCAAATACACTCAAGCCTCTTTAACTAATAACTTCATAATGCGGTATAGCACAATCAAGCGAGACAGCGCCTTGCTTGAAGGCTATAAACGCGAACGTGATGCCATAGCTACTCTTGACGCTTCTTGGGATGAACTGAAATCTCTCGGTGTTTTGACGAGTTACACCAAAGCAGAAGAACGTGGAAAACGGGCTAAGATCGTTGACGTTGTTTATACAATATTCCCATCGCCACAATTTACGGCCGAACAAAAAGCATCAAATAGGCGCTTGATCAACGCAAAGAAATCTATCGAAGAGGGAATTAGAAAAATTCGATAGATCCAGGGGGAATCGGTCGCGGGTTTACAAGATACAGGGGGAATAGGTCGCGGGTTCGTACTCGCTCGCCATAAATAAGCAAAAATCTAAACATCAAAAATTCCTTCTTGATCATTATTTGGCGTTTACAACGGATAGGGTAATTCATTTTTCAATCAGTAAGGGGATCTACTCTGTCAACCAACGCAAAAGGGGAATAGGTCGCGGGTTGTAACCCACTCCCCCCCGGGGGGAATAGGTCGCGCTGTCGGGAAAAATTCAGGGGGAATAGGTCGCGGAAGTCAGGGGGGATAGGTCGCGGGTCATTTTGAGGCCCTGATTTCCATCAAATTTGCTCAATGCGTCCAGGGGGAATAGGTCGCGGATTGATGGAATGGTGGGGGGAATAGGTCGCGGAATCATAAAAACCCAGGGGGAATAGGTCGCGGGTAAGTGGCAATGAAAAATACACACAATTTTGATACTCAATTCGCCCAAATAATTGCAACATTTTTCGATCACTGTAAGGGGAATAGGTCGCGGGTTAAATTTTCAAGACGTTGATTATATTAGCGAAATGCAACGTTTTCGCCGCCTTATTACTTATAAGCCTTATATAGCCTTTTTTTTAACCGTATAGCTAAGAGAATGTAGAGTCATGCAGTCCAGGACCTTATCTTGAACTATTTGCACATGGTCCGCAAAAAAATTGGTCTGTTTGGGGAAATCAGCCAGATGATAACTATCCCGACTGGCCGCCTACTCCAATCATTCTCAATCTGATAAGGAAGGAGATAACCCAGGTAAGTCGGTAACATCTAACGCTAATACTTGAACAAATAAGTATTTCGAGAACTCAGGGGGAATAGGTCGCGGGTTTGCGCGATTATTATGTAAAGGACTTTGACAATCAGTTAAGGTAACTCTTGATAGATTGACAGATAGGACATATTGCCCTATTCTTTCCACCAAAGGCCGGGCAATTTGCCAAGGTCAATTACCGGAGAATCCGATGTCCACAGCCGTATCAATCATTAGTAATATAAATTCCTTTATCGCTAATACGCCAGAACTAACATCAATACCCGACGATCAACAAACGGCACTACTTAAAGCATACGAGGCTGTACGCATAATTCACGCTACTATCATATGCAATGACAACATCCCACTGCGTGAACAAAATATAATTCTGCATAGAGCAATCGAGTGGAAGTTAAACGGCGGGACATTATCAGGATCACGAAAAGACCAAAGCTCTGCGGGCTACTTAATAGAAAATTATTGTCGATGTACGCCTGGCGTCATTCCTATGTGGAGTCAACGAGGTGAATTTGTAATTACACTGAAGGGTATTCAGGTAATCGTCAAGTACACACCAAGTTTTTTTGCGTCAACTGATCAAGTCAAAATCCACGGTCATTTTGAATTCATTGCTGTAAAAAAAGACGAACCGTTTATATCTGAAACTGGTTATAAATCTCATTTCGATAACATTTACCCTGGAAAATGTGTCGATGAAGCGGCTGTAATTATTTTCTCGTCATACTTGAAGGAGAAAAAAACTCACGTTTCTAATAAATTGAGCCAAGACTCGCCTATTCCAAAGTGGGCCAAACCTTACATAGTTCCTGATTCACATGAATTTGTAGAAGCAATTCTTCCAAGACACCAAGCCTTTCAGGTCAAGAAATGGGCCAATGAGGCCGCAAAAAAACTAACCGATTATCGAAATGCAGAAATCATTAAACACCAAAGAGAAATTATCAAAGTTGGATCTCGATGCAGGATCATCGAGACACGATTTCCGAAAGAGCTTGGCAACATCGTTATAATTTCAAAAACAAGCGAAACCTGTGTATTCGCTTATGACGATAAACCAGTACGGTATAGGATAAACGCGAGAGGCAGGAAAGTTGTTGCATCAGACCCGAAGTGCGTCCAGTCACTATATGGATACGATCAACTTCAACTTCTACAATGATCTTTCGATTTTAGCCGCTAAAATCAATGACCCTAACGAAAACGATGGCATTTACAAAATGAACAATGAACCAGATACAACAGTAAAGCGAAGATATTCATCAACTCCTTTTGATGGGAAAGTAGTTGAAATCCGTCCTGAATGCTTAACGCCTTTTAGCGAGCATTGGTGTGTGCCGACCGGTGACGAGGTTCGGGAAATAATCCGCAGAACTGGGTTAACAGGTGGTCAGGTCGCTAAAAAAGTAGGGCTAACTGGCAATGGTGCCAGTAGAACAGTAAGAAGATGGATTAGTGGGGAAACTGACATTTCCTATGCTATCTGGGGTATTTTATGCGACATTGCCGGTATCCAAGCGATATGGCGGGAAAGAGAAGGAGATTAAACACCAAAAATAGAGGTTTTACTTGTTAGGAGTGCCAAGCAATATAGCTTGACATATAGGGCATTATGCCCTATTATTTCCATCGAAGGCCGGGCATTTCGCCAAGGTCATTTACCGGAGATTCCGATGAGCATTACTGCAACTGTTGTTGAAGTGGTTGAACGTAACAACTTCCTGCCAACCTATTTCAAAGAAAAATTTTGTCTAGGGGAAACACTGATTTATTCCTTTATGGACAAACTATTTGCAGAATATTCCGGCGGTTATTGGGAGTTCTTTAAGCTTTCAAATGGTGGCTTTTATATGGCTCCTACAGGCTATGAGAAGATCACATGTAATGCCGATAATGGTTTTTGTGGTGAAATGTCGGGAGATGCCGCTGGTATTGTGGCGACTCTTTATACGCTTAACGTAATTGCAAATAAGACAGAGCAAGATCACTTTATAGAAATGTACTATCGGTTGATCGATTACATTTCTGTTCACGATGAAAGTGGCAAGATATATGCCGCAATTGATTGAGTATTCATAAGTAACGAATATCCCATTTATTGCGGAGGTAGAAGATGATAGGTAGCCCCGGCATAACCGGGGCTTGCCGTGATGCTGTCACATTACGGCACAGGCGCGGGCCTGACTGATAATTAAAACTTAATTTCGCAAAGGTGGTCAATATGTCAGCAAAACTTTATAAGTTTCCGGATGTAGGAAAGGACCGCCCACATCAAGAAAATGTTCGCAAAGCCACCGATCCTTTAGTCCATAGTTCTCCCCCATTTTTGCACCGATTAGTGCATATTGTCTGGTTAGCGCTTGCCATAGTTTGGCCAATCTTTAAATGGCTATTCGCCGTTGATGTTCTGTTTCAGTTCGTAAGGGCAATGTATTATCACAATACACCTGGCGTGTTCGCTGGAGTAACCGCTATGATTCATGCTTCATTGTTAATTGCTATTACTTACTTTGTGGAATTCTATGGTCCACGAAAATTTTAGCCGCTAAAATCTCGTTTGACTCCGCCTATTAGTTAAGCTAAACTTTAGCCACGTGTTAAGCTAAACTCTTAACTCGCGACGGCTGTCACCGTCTTTCTTCAACAAGGCGCGGAGCATAAACATGGGCGATAGATGTTTAGGAAGTGGTTATGAAGAGATTAACCGAAAAGCAATTCGAACAGGCGATTTCTCAGTTAG belongs to Methylomonas sp. LL1 and includes:
- a CDS encoding TonB-dependent receptor plug domain-containing protein, which gives rise to MNPSQSVKYLMICFGLTQNVFAETDDDLGLIYGSDQMQSIASGHPLPQSLSPSVTSVLTSQDIDRIGARRITDVLEYLPGVHISSARNGTNVIGFRGIASESNSQVLILINGIPLRNTLFGGKPFEWNMPVKNISHIEIIRGPGSMLYGGDAMAGVINIVLKTGRELKGGDAGGFVGNQDTYEGWAEYGSEHGDLEYSLAFQGGSTNGFRGRVNQDAQTVIDNQFGTHASNAPGFTNNGREDIDARIDVAYKDLIRLRAGYQGFYNVETGIGAAYALDNTGGTNNDIYNIDLSLNNKITDGLSNTTSLYFLGQNPSTDVNLLPAGTFGGLLPLGARNIVSGFQGTTGITTQLNYIGFNKHTITGGTGLIYNWISDGTDKINYIITPFFAQRIPLTEASVFGRDPLLASKERTNYYALIQDEWNFAPDWYLTTGFRYDYYSDVSPGYSPRIALVWNVNLNLTTKILYSRAFRPPSFLEKNLPLIPGTIVRPETVNTVEFQVENKWASDLITSANVYWFKQENLITSTNSTSITPVGFRNSAPIDGIGFETETKYMINSNVNVAVSYSYHGLPSTSYTGLMPEHMAKGLINWDITDNWAVGTQLNWIGERKRPSDDPRGNLAGYFTAGLTLSTKITKPLELTFRVNNIFNSTLKEPTLNPILFPGDEAILGRTVLGQVKVTF
- a CDS encoding replication protein, coding for MSKGNQLTFLDNSQDALTPKHEPIPIAKKKPAKKRISPHKPVPPDAYSNHQLCLFQDFLANTNDERDQLGNAFDLWDSVPRFSITRKRQEEMRLPSGALPICTIDFKYRGNEFKILIRPARLKDPITGEEKEHYPGAREELVEHALRKIAVDDGFYDVDGFRSGCRFTLHRLRTHLADQGHTLRYDELTEALDILSLSNIDIQGETDDAEVCYTRMNYLSLLARVSKKDHSVNNSQDSKWLIQFHPLITNSISNLTYRQFNYRRLMKCRTQLSRWLISQLVLKYTQASLTNNFIMRYSTIKRDSALLEGYKRERDAIATLDASWDELKSLGVLTSYTKAEERGKRAKIVDVVYTIFPSPQFTAEQKASNRRLINAKKSIEEGIRKIR
- a CDS encoding helix-turn-helix domain-containing protein, whose product is MDTINFNFYNDLSILAAKINDPNENDGIYKMNNEPDTTVKRRYSSTPFDGKVVEIRPECLTPFSEHWCVPTGDEVREIIRRTGLTGGQVAKKVGLTGNGASRTVRRWISGETDISYAIWGILCDIAGIQAIWREREGD
- a CDS encoding antirestriction protein, encoding MSITATVVEVVERNNFLPTYFKEKFCLGETLIYSFMDKLFAEYSGGYWEFFKLSNGGFYMAPTGYEKITCNADNGFCGEMSGDAAGIVATLYTLNVIANKTEQDHFIEMYYRLIDYISVHDESGKIYAAID
- the kleE gene encoding KleE stable inheritance protein yields the protein MSAKLYKFPDVGKDRPHQENVRKATDPLVHSSPPFLHRLVHIVWLALAIVWPIFKWLFAVDVLFQFVRAMYYHNTPGVFAGVTAMIHASLLIAITYFVEFYGPRKF